One part of the Deltaproteobacteria bacterium RBG_16_64_85 genome encodes these proteins:
- a CDS encoding two-component system response regulator: MKKILVVDDEENIRELYRDELAEEGYRVEMAENGFQALAKFESFRPDLVTLDVMMPGMDGIEVLRRIREKNPSVPVLLLTAFGEFKQDFSTWASDAYIVKSADVTELKQTVRKLLGRK, from the coding sequence ATGAAGAAGATCCTGGTGGTGGACGATGAGGAGAACATCCGGGAGCTCTACCGGGACGAGCTGGCCGAAGAGGGGTACCGGGTGGAAATGGCCGAGAACGGGTTCCAGGCGCTGGCGAAGTTCGAGTCGTTCCGCCCCGACCTCGTGACGCTGGATGTGATGATGCCTGGCATGGACGGGATCGAGGTTTTGCGGCGGATCCGCGAGAAGAACCCGTCGGTCCCCGTCCTTCTGCTGACGGCGTTCGGCGAGTTCAAGCAGGACTTCAGCACGTGGGCCTCGGACGCCTACATCGTGAAGTCGGCGGACGTCACCGAGCTCAAGCAGACCGTGCGCAAGCTTCTGGGAAGGAAATGA